GCCGCACCTGTCGGTCCTCCTCACCGACAACCAGACGGCGGGACGGGGACGCCTCGACCGCCGATGGGTCGCTCCTGCCGGCAGTGCCCTCGCGATCTCCGTTCTCCTTCGCACGCTTCCGTCGACGTCGACCGCACGAGGGTGGGTTCCGCTGGTCGCCGGTCTCGCGATGGCCGAGGCCGTGGAAGCACAGCTCCCCGCCGATCGTGTCGTCGGGGTGAAATGGCCCAACGACGTCCTCGTCGATGATCGTAAGATCTGCGGCATCCTCGCTCAGGCCGCGTCGGATGCGGTCATCGTGGGCGCCGGCGTGAACACGTCGATGACGGCGGAGCAACTCCCGGTCGACACGGCGACATCGTTCACCGTGTGCGGATCGGACGCCGATGAGGACCGGTTGGTCGCGGACTATCTGCGGATCCTCGATGGGTATCTCTCGGCACTCACCGCCTCCGGCGATGCGGTCGCGAGTGGCGTGCACGAGGCCGTGACCGAGCGATGCGTCACGCTCGGACGCCGCGTGCGCGTGTCGCTGTCGGGCGACCAGATGCTCGAGGCGCGCGCCACAGGCCTCGACGAGGACGGACGATTGATCGTCTCGCACGACGGCGTCGAGACGGCGATCTCCGCCGGCGACGTCGTGCACGTGCGTCCCGCCTGAATCTGACACGCCGCCGGGCAGACGGCGTTGTCGGCGAACACAGGCACAATGGTGGGGTGACTCAGCCTGTGACGCTCGGTGGTCGGCCGATGATGCCGCCGCCCGGCGTGCCTTCCGAGGAGCTTCTGATCGCCCGTTTCCGCAGCCACGCGCGACGGCTGTTCTGGTCCGCCGTGGTGCTGATCGGTGTCTTCGGTGCGACCGCCTATTTCTATGGCAACCTTCCCGCGCCGTTCGAGGACTGGATGCTGCTGGCAGCCTCGGGACTCGTGGTGCTGGTGCTGGTCGTCATCCCCTTCCTCGTCTGGCTCTCGAAGAGCACGACGATCACGACGCGTCGGGTGATCACGCATCACGGCATCGGCTCGCGCCGACGCCGGGAGATGTCGCACGCGAGGGGCTACACGATCTCCGTTCGTCGGGGACCGCTCCAGCGGTTGTGGGGCACGGGCACGATCACGCTGTCCAACGGCGTCGATTCGCCGCTGCGGCTGCTCAACGTGCCCAACGTCACCCTCGTGCACGAGGCCCTCGCCGACCAGATCGAGGTCAGCCAGATCCTCGCTCACCGTGACGCGCAGTCCGGCGCGGAGGCAGGACCGCTTTCTGACGACGCTGCTCCGATGCCGCCCGGATCGCGGCGCGGTGCGCCCTCGCGGATGCGAGAGAATGGTGACGGACGAATGGAGGCGGCACATGGCGCTGCGTGTGGGCGTGATCGGTGGAGGACAGCTGGCTCGGATGATGATCGCCCCGGCGGTCGAGCTCGGGCTCGATCTGCAGGTGCTCGCGGAGGGCGAGGGGATGTCGGCTCGGCTCGCCGCCACCGCGGTCGGCGACTACCGCGACCTCGACGACGTGCTGCCTTCGCCGAGACGTCGACGTGATCACCTTCGACCACGAGCACGTGCCCGCAGGAGATCCTCGCGCGCGCTCGTCGCGCGCGGCGTCGCGGTGCACCCGGGCCCGGATGCGCTGCAGTTCGCCCAGGACAAGCTGTCATGCGCGCGAAGCTCGCCGAGCTCGGCGTGCCGCAGCCCGACTGGGCGGCCGTCGCGCACGGCCGACGAGCTGCAGGCGCTTCCTCGACGCGCCACGGCGGCCGCGCCGTCGTGAAGACCGCCCGCGGCGGCTACGACGGCAAGGGCGTCCGCGTCGTGTCGAGGCGCGCCGAGGCCGACGACTGGTCTCGCGCCTCGCCGAGGACGGCGCGAGGGCGCTCCTCGTCGAGGAGCTCGTCCGTTCGCCGCGAGCTCGCGCAGCTGGTCGCCCGCCGCCCGTGCGGCGAGATCGCGCCTGGCCGGTCGTCGAGACCGTGCAGCGCGACGGCGTGTGCGCCGAGGTCATCGCGCCCGGCCCCCGCGCCGAGCGTCCGTGCGCCGAGGTCGCCGCGGAGATCGGCGCACGCATCGCCGAGGGCCTCGGCGTCACCGGGGTGCTCGCGGTCGAGCTGTTCGAGACGACGGACGGCCGCATCCTCGTCAACGAGCTCGCGATGCGCCCGCACAACAGCGGGCACTGGACGATCGACGGCGCCGTCACCGGCCAGTTCGAGCAGCACCTGCGTGCCGTCGCTCGACCTGCCGCTCGGGCGACCCCGCGACGCGCGCGCCGTGGTCGGTCATGGTCAACATCCTCGGCGGCCCCGCCGAGGGCACGCTCGCGGACGCTTCGCCGCCGCGCTCGCCGCGCATCCCGCGGCCAAGATCCACACCTACGGCAAGGACCCGCGGCCCGGCCGCAAGGTCGGGCACGTCAACGTCGTCGGCGACGACCTCGACGACGTCGTCGTACGAGGCGCGGCGGCCGCGGCCATCTTCCTGACTGACGCAGCGGTCACCGCTGCCGCGTGCCGTGGGGGTCGTCCAGCGCCAGGCCGTACGCCTGAGCTAGTGACGAGCCCTGCATCCTCCGCCGCCCGCTCGTCGGCGTCGTGATGGGGTCCGACTCCGACTGGCGGTGATGAGCGACGCGTCCCAGGCGCTCACCGAGTTCGGCGATCCCGCACGAGGTCGAGGTCGTCTCCGCCCACCGCACGCCGGACAAGCTGATCGAGCTTACGGCGCGCGAGGCGCGCGGCCGCGGGCATCCGCGTCGATCATCGCCGGTGCCGGGGGAGCGGCCCACCTGCCCGGGCATGCTCGCGCTCGTGACGCCGCTGCCCGTCGTCGGCGTGCCCGTGCCGCTCGCGCACCTCGACGGCCTGGACTCGCTGCTCTCGATCGTGCAGATGCCCGCGGGATCCCGGTCGCGACCGTGTCGATCGGCGGAGCGCGCAACGCCGGGCTGCTCGCAGCGCGCATCCTGGGAACGCGGATCCGGCGACTCGCAGACCGGATGGAGGCCTACGCCCGCGACCTCGAGGCGCAGGTCGAGGCGAAGAACGAACGGCTGAAGGAGTCTCTGTGACCGCTGGCGCCCGCCGCGCGGCGCCGCTCGTCCCCTCATCGAGACCCGCCCGCTGCGGCATCCCGAACCGTCCGACCCCGTGCCATGGGAAGCGTGGGTGGTGGCTCGTCGTGCTCAACGTGCTCCTCCCCGGATCGGCCCAGGTCGCTCGCGGGCAATCGTCGCCTCGGCCGCTTCGGCCTCGGCGCGACGCTGCTCGCCTGGGTCCTCGTGGTCGTCGCTGCCGCGCTGGCGTTGTTCGCGCGCCCCGTTCTGCTCTGGTTGACGATCGGCGGAGGGTGGTTCTCCGCGCTCGTCTTCACACTCGTGCAGATCCTCCTCGTCGGCTATGCCGTTCTGTGGATCGTTCTGACATTCGACACCCTGCGGCTCGTCCGTCTGGTGAAGATTCCGGGAATCCAACGACTCGCCATCCCGGTGGTCGCACTCGTGCTGTTGGGCCTGGTCGGCGGAGCGGCCGGCTACGCCGCGACCGTGGTCGGTTCCACGCGCAATACGATCGGCTCGATCTTCGGACAGAGCGGTCCGAGCCTGGCCCCCAGCGACGGCTACTACAACATCCTCCTTCTCGGCGCCGACAGTGGCGACGGGCGCGATTCGATGCGCTTCGACAGCATCTCGGTGGTCTCGATCAACGCCGACAGCGGGGCCGTCACGATCACCGGCATCCCGCGCGACTGCCGAACGCGCCTTTCAGCGCCGGAAGCCCGATGCTGGAGCTCTACCCGAACGGCTTCGAGGGTCACGGATCATCGAGCTGCGGCTGGAACGGGTGGATGAACCACGTGCGCAACGCCGCGAGATCTGCCGTGAGGACCAGGGCGACCTGCCTGTACCCGGACGCTGCGGCGCACGGCTCGGCTCCGGGGATCGAGGCCACCAAGGATGCGGCGGAGGGCGTGCTCGGCATCGAGATCCCGTACTACGTCTTCGTCGACATGCACGGCTTCGCCGAACTGGTCGACGCGCTCGGCGGCGTCGACATCAACGTCACGGAGCGGCTCCCGAAGGGGGGTCCGCCGGAGGGCTGGACCGGGACGGACGCCAACGAGTGGGCGATCGGATGGATCGAGACCGGTCAGCAGCACATGGACGGCGATACGGCTCAGTGGTACGCGCGCTCGCGGTACACGACGAGTGACTGGGACCGTATGAAGCGTCAGCGCGAGCTGCAGGAGGCGATCCTCGACCAGTTCACGCCGCAGACCGTTCTGACCCGCTTCAACGAGGTCGCCGCCGCCGGAACAGCCCTGATCGACACCGACCTCCCGCAGGACAAGCTGCCCGAGTTCTTCGATCTCATGCTGAAGGCCAAGGAGCAGACGGTGCAGACGATCGAGCTCACGCCGGACAACGGCGTCGATGAACACCAGCCCGATTACGGGTACATCCACGAGATGATCCAGTTGGCGCTGCACCCGCCGACCGCGACTCCCACCCCCTGAGTCGTCGGCACGACCTGGCGGACCCGAGCACGTCGACGATCACCGGTACACAGAGGTACAGCCCACGGCCATCACCTGGATACAGGGATATGGCCGTGGGCTTCCGGTGTGATCACCGGGTACGCCAGACGACGGTGATCGGAGGGGGAGGGACCACCGTCGTCCAGCCGATCGCCGCCGGAGGCGGCGACCTGACCTAGGCGCGCTTGCGGCGGGCGGAACCCACGGCGACGAGAGCGCCTCCGGCCACGAGGGCGGCTGCGCCACCACCGAGGATCCACGGCGAGACGCTGCCGCCGG
The sequence above is drawn from the Candidatus Microbacterium colombiense genome and encodes:
- a CDS encoding biotin--[acetyl-CoA-carboxylase] ligase, producing MSTEFPRASAIVARLDRVDQSGSTNADLMAHVLDPAGWPHLSVLLTDNQTAGRGRLDRRWVAPAGSALAISVLLRTLPSTSTARGWVPLVAGLAMAEAVEAQLPADRVVGVKWPNDVLVDDRKICGILAQAASDAVIVGAGVNTSMTAEQLPVDTATSFTVCGSDADEDRLVADYLRILDGYLSALTASGDAVASGVHEAVTERCVTLGRRVRVSLSGDQMLEARATGLDEDGRLIVSHDGVETAISAGDVVHVRPA